A single window of Myxocyprinus asiaticus isolate MX2 ecotype Aquarium Trade chromosome 34, UBuf_Myxa_2, whole genome shotgun sequence DNA harbors:
- the LOC127425613 gene encoding sorting nexin-27-like codes for MAEIEGDETTRPASPSLLLPASRVNGSEMVGSSSGSQTPTMVTSGPRMVQIVKSESGYGFNVRGQVSEGGQLRSINGELYAPLQHVSAVLPGGAADRAGIVKGDRILEVNGVSVEGATHKQVVDLIRAGERELMLTVLSVPAQEADGLDAGEEGSASSNYDYGDKQAVPISIPTYKHVEQHSEKFVVFNVYMSGRQLCSKRYREFAILNQNLKREFSNFTFPKLPGKWPFSLSEQQLDTRRRGLEEYLERVCSVRVIGESDIMQEFLSESNENHNGVTDVELRIVLPDKTTVSVRVRKNSTTDQVYQALVMKIGMDSIVASYFALFEVINHSFVRKLAPNEFPHKLYVQNYTSAVPGTCLTVRKWLFSTEEEELLRDNPLALHYCFHQAQDDVKKGFIKAEDKAYQLQKLAEQRKMAMYLSLLRSCEGYNEVMFPHCACDSRRKGHVITAVSMKHFKLHACTEDGTLENQVIVFEWSEMQRWDTDEEGMAFCFEYVRGEKKPRWVKIFTPYFNYMHECFERIFCELKWRKEVEEEASDKDNKNCSNNDYLSPLEQQKGWRHLGGEIATS; via the exons ATGGCGGAAATCGAGGGAGATGAGACTACTCGGCCCGCTTCTCCGTCGCTGCTACTCCCAGCGTCCCGCGTTAACGGATCCGAGATGGTCGGGTCCAGTTCTGGCAGCCAGACGCCGACCATGGTGACTTCGGGTCCGCGGATGGTTCAGATTGTAAAGTCAGAATCTGGTTACGGATTCAACGTCCGCGGTCAAGTGAGTGAAGGCGGCCAGCTGCGGAGTATTAACGGGGAGCTTTACGCTCCTCTCCAGCATGTCAGCGCCGTGTTACCTGGGGGTGCGGCGGACCGGGCCGGTATCGTGAAAGGAGACAGAATATTAGAAGT TAATGGTGTGAGCGTGGAGGGGGCGACACACAAGCAGGTGGTGGATCTGATTAGGGCGGGAGAGAGGGAGCTGATGTTGACCGTACTCTCCGTGCCGGCACAGGAAGCTGACGGGCTTGATGCCGGTGAAGAAGGCTCTGCATCGTCTAATTACGACTACGGCGACAAGCAGGCAGTCCCCATTTCAATCCCTACATACAAACATGTGGAACAGCACTCTGAGAAATTTGTG GTCTTTAACGTGTACATGTCAGGCAGACAGCTGTGCTCAAAACGTTACCGGGAGTTTGCAATACTTAATCAAAACCTGAAGAGAGAGTTTTCTAACTTTACTTTCCCAAAGCTACCGGGGAAATGGCCCTTCTCTCTGTCTGAACAGCAGCTGGACACGCGCAGGAGGGGACTGGAGGAGTATCTGGAGAGAG TGTGCTCAGTGCGTGTCATCGGTGAGAGTGACATTATGCAAGAATTTTTGTCTGAATCAAAtgaa AACCACAACGGTGTAACGGATGTCGAGTTACGGATAGTGCTACCTGATAAAACCACAGTCTCCGTGAGGGTCCGGAAAAACAGCACCACTGACCAGGTTTACCAG GCTCTGGTCATGAAAATTGGAATGGACAGCATCGTGGCCAGTTACTTTGCACTCTTTGAGGTTATTAACCACTCCTTTG TGCGTAAATTGGCTCCTAATGAGTTCCCACACAAGCTGTATGTTCAGAACTACACATCAGCAGTGCCTGGGACATGTCTAACAGTACGCAAGTGGCTCTTCAGCACAGAGGAAGAGGAGCTGCTGCGGGACAACCCCCTGGCCCTGCACTACTGCTTTCATCAG GCACAGGATGATGTGAAGAAGGGATTCATTAAAGCAGAAGATAAGGCGTACCAGCTGCAGAAGTTAGCAGAACAGAGGAAGATGGCAATG TATCTGAGTCTTCTGCGCTCATGTGAGGGGTATAACGAGGTGATGTTCCCTCACTGTGCATGTGACTCACGGAGGAAAGGTCATGTGATCACAGCCGTCAGCATGAAGCATTTCAAACTGCACGCCTGCACGGAGGATGGCACTTTGGAG AATCAGGTGATTGTCTTTGAATGGTCAGAGATGCAGAGATGGGACACAGATGAGGAGGGTATGGCCTTCTGCTTTGAGTACGTGCGAGGGGAGAAGAAACCTCGCTGGGTCAAAATATTCACTCCTTAT TTTAACTACATGCATGAGTGCTTTGAGAGGATATTCTGTGAGCTCAAATGGAGGAAAGAG GTTGAAGAAGAGGCCTCGGACAAAGACAATAAGAACTGTAGTAATAATG ATTACCTCTCCCCACTGGAGCAACAGAAGGGATGGCGCCACCTAGGGGGTGAGATTGCCACTTCTTAA
- the LOC127425648 gene encoding protein S100-A1-like produces MPSELEKAMESLIMVFHRYAGKEGSPGTLTRRELRTLMENELAGFLKSQKDPTTIDRIMRDLDANGDGEVNFEEFVSLVLGLSIACEECYRMKLKKTRSWK; encoded by the exons ATGCCGTCTGAACTAGAGAAGGCCATGGAGTCCCTCATCATGGTGTTCCACCGGTATGCTGGGAAAGAAGGGAGCCCTGGCACCCTGACCCGTCGAGAGCTCCGAACTCTGATGGAGAATGAACTAGCTGGGTTTCTCAAG TCTCAGAAAGACCCAACCACAATAGACAGAATTATGAGAGATCTGGATGCCAATGGGGATGGAGAGGTGAACTTTGAGGAGTTTGTGTCTCTCGTATTGGGTCTATCCATCGCCTGTGAGGAGTGCTACAGGATGAAATTAAAGAAGACACGAAGCTGGAAGTGA